aacgacctagtgTAGCATGACCTTCGGATGGCCTTGAAGTACCATTTataaaaatgaaggtggccttggcaataattaaaaaggaAATTTCggaactttttttattgcaatgtatagccaatcgaaaactgatcgacttttgtttaaaatatttttttgtcagattatctcgcaagagcagttaattgaaaaatcgtgaaaagtgttacgtgggacaccttgtatatgtatatagcaGTGAATGATCTCGAATATTATATCGTTTAACCCTCGTGCGCCCTCACTTTGGTACTTGTAAAAAATGGAACTGCGAATTTGATGAATTTTTTACAAGAAGGTCGCCATAACATGTGCATTAGTATAAACTACGTCGTAGTTGCGCTCATTCTGACGAAATTACGTTAATTTCACTTGTTTTAAAGTCAATTTTAGTTGATTGAAGAAACTGTACGAAACTTTGAATATTATCGTCAATCAAGCGAAGTTGGAGTTCCTCCGAATAGATACAGTGGACagtaaaaatgagaaaaaagtTGAAACTTTTctaagtttttttttttatctggtGGAATCATTATCGTGCTATGTGAACAAGAAGTAGAAGCAAATTAAGACGCCATTTACGGATCAATGGTGGGACGGATAAGTATTACACCAGTTGGTGTAATCGTCCGGGTCAAGGAGAAACGAAACCATCCCGTAATAAATGCAAAGAAGAAGACGAAACACCGAATTCTTGAGTAATTAGGCAGATTAACATAGAGCTCCTTGGAAGCCTTACTCATCAACGTGATGAAACACAAGTAGGTTATctccagacagcggatctttatgctaaataaaaattgtctgcaccaaTTACGAGAACGTGGTCATTTTCTCTtaacaattataataaattgaagATAACAGTGTTGGTTAATGCTTCTGGcaattttcactgtttcatgTTTCAACTACCCATATTTGTTGTAAATGCGGAAAGACTTTGTACAACTGATTTGTCGAGAAATTGTTTAGTATACTTTAATCAAGTATACATTACCGTAAAAATCGAATGAGATTTCAATAAATTCAATTCTgaccaaatgcataaaatccgcagtctaatcttcAAGAAATAAGCTGTGACTGGATTCGCCGCTCTTAACACTCTAAAAGCAAATTTCGTAGATGAACATCTGACACGCGGAAAATAAGCTTGATCGTCCTAACTCGTTACGCGGGAATGCCGCGCTAATTTGAAATGCAAATGAGGACAGGGGCGAGCCGTCATTTTCCTTGACAAAGACATTATCCGTTCCGAATCGCGGCGGTTCCGGCAAGTTAGCGGCTCGTCCCGTGTGAAACATCTCTCGTGCAGGATGAGACGCGAAAGTTTTGTACGGCGCGGCGTTCCCGCGGAGAGTGAAAGTAATTCGCGAGCGTAACAGAACAGAAAGAAACGGCCACGGTCGAAGGCCCGTGAATAATTTACAGGACGATCTCTAGCAGCCGcgtaataataattgataacgCGTGGTTCGCACGCGTCACggagagcggcgcggcgcgcaagTCATTGCGAATTTCACGGAGCGTATAATCGCGAATCCGCTCGTCTCTCGCGGCCACGGCCGTCGCGAATCGCGAGCTAACGAGACCATTAGACGCACAAAACCGAGGAAGAGAGCTGGCTGCTCGTAATTTGACGGAGAAACCTGGAAAGAGTAGAAATCTGTCAAGATCTCGTTCACTGAATCACGGCTCCGGTCCACTTGCTACACTAGACGCGCGCAACTCCAACTTCGTCGCTTGAAGTCCGTCGCGAAGCTTGCCAGAAAATCGCTGTGATTTCATACGGAGAAATCACGTGATAGATGTCATAGAGCGAATAATGAGCGCACGCGGTCATCGGAATCGTCGGAAAACTGCTAAGAAAAATCTAGAACGTGGGTCCGCTCTGAGCCATTGTTGAATTTGACATTGGAACAGTAAAAATCTTAGGTAAAAATATTGCTACAGTGAATTCCAAACAGACACACTACATTTCCGATTTTCGACAAATTGTCAATGTTTAAGCTTTTATAATGTCGTAACAGAAAAATGTAGAACGTAAGGTATAACGTACAGCATTCACAAGCTTTGGAATGAGTACAAGTTTATTGATGTACGAAATTATAACAGtttaaatatcgacaatttctcgAAAGTCAGAAATTCCGTGTAATAAAAATAGTGTTTGAAGTCATTGTACGCTTAGTAACGCTGCAGTAATATTATTTGTCACGCCGTGCCGAGAAGAAATATGGTTTCCGTACTGTAGTTAGAATAATTTGACGCTTTAGAGAGTAGAGGACGTGATTGATTGTTCGATTGATAAATGACTTGCTTCTGTATCTTCAAGTGATTATCGTTTTAGTAATTGCTGTCGGACAATTTTTATGGTGCGACGCTGCTGTTTGGACACACAAATGCTATTATCTTTCGAAGAAATTATTGTATCGTTTGTAAGTATTGCCAATATCGTTCAATAAAAAGGTTAGCGATGTTTGAGTACAACAAAAGAACGATGCGCACGATGCGACTATAGTTTGGAAAGAGTTGGATGTGTATTAATAGACGTCGTTTAAGTAGGATGTATACCCAGGAAGAGCCACGGAGTTGGAACGAGTCATAGTTCCTGGTTCGTGAAAGATACATGAATGTGCTAGAGCTAAGAATCGAATGATACAGTGTACCTGCTGTTCCATGAATTTCCTACTTTTTGCAGCGACGTGCCGCTAAAAGGAAACTCTAttgcttttcaattttttatacataaagaTATGGCACAGGATGTGGCGACCAAAGAACTTTCACTCTGCGAAATCGTTCAGTCTATTGTTACGAAGATTTCTAAACAAGATATCCAAAAACTGTAAAACAGAGTTTACAAATTCCAATAAATAcgcgatataaaaataaatgtacGTATTTAAATTTCACTCTTTCCAGAGCATGATATTTCGTCGCCTAAAATCATCCCAATCAAAAATAGGTTGCGTGACGGATCAATTACTCTTTCCGCGCACGAAGATTCACAATTTCCAGTATTTTTCAGGGTCCTAATTCTCCTGAATCGCGTAATCATATTTTCCTAATAGCGGCGAAGATAAATACGAGGCACAACGCATTTAATATTCCAGCGAAGCCATAAATATTTCCAGCGCGAAAAAGAGCAGCGGGAAACACCATGTTGAATGGCAGCTTAAATGGCGTGCGTTGTGTCGCGTGCCGGACAAACTGAAATTTCTCGCGGACCGAAACAAAACCGAGAGGAATGGAGATGGATAGCGGTGCCCGAAATCTTTCGTTGCCGTTTCGGCGTGGCTCGCGCAACGAGCGCGGCACGTAATCGTCCCCGTTGATCTCGTTCGGAGCGGGTTTCGCGATCGCGAAAAATGCAACCACGCCGAAGGCTAGGCGAACCGAGCTTTGTTACGGTCGTAGAATGCGCTTGTTTTCTGGTATTTTTATGATCGACACACGCAACGCAACCTCTAGCGATCCGGAAAGTTTGCGACCGCGATTACATCATTCGCGAGATTCGGCGCGAAACGTTTCTGCGAGCGTGGCCTGGATTCGGATCGACGTGGTTCGCGTTGCGCGAGACATTGGCGACCAACGATACGTATCGACGCCGGCTAATTGGTCAATTAGAATCGGTTTCTAcctttttttaacaaaataatctgGAGAACGTGACGAAATTCCGTTATGTCACAAGCATCTCGCAAGAAATCCACGTTTCCCGGAAGAACGAAAGTTATGAACGAAGGAGAGTCCTCGAGAATTTGTTTGCGAACGGAAAGCGAATTTTTCACGGTGCGCTCGAAGATCGTAAGCGAACTAACGCGGCCGGTGTTCTAATAAGCAACCGGTGTGTTCTAGGGCTTCTTAGAGCGCGGAAACCTTGCGGAAAGTTCTTGTTTGCGGTGAAGACCGACGCGAAAAAAAGCGACGCACTCGGCGAAAGGGAAATTGTTATCAGACGGAAACATTATTCAACGCTTTCATTACTCGCTCCGAGACGGTTCTACTTCCCGGCGGATCTACGTAGTTCGCGTTCAATTTACGACCGGGCAAATTCGCGTCGAACTATTTCGACGGCTTCTTCCCACGGTTACCCGacgcgaaattaaattttaactttccgccgcggcgaccACTGGAGAAGATTCAAATAACTCGCAATATTCTTACCGCGAACCGGAGCAGCAAAGGATCTCCTGTATTAGGGGATCCATAATATGTATTCTATAAGATGATGCCCGTAAGTATCCCCGCGGACCGGGTAGTCTTTAAATAATCCGTCCACGAATGGAAAAGAACTTTCGCGGAACGAATCAGGATTATGCGGGATTATTACATTCTAGCGCGTGCACGCCGACCTGTCCGACGAGACCTCCACGTCTCGCCACCATAATTCTCGTCCATGAAATTGTCTTCACACTTGACCAACCCAAACGGACACATTCTTGCTGATACAAGTTTTCGAGCAACAGCGAAACTACCGGACCCATCATGCTGTCGGCTTTTAATGGACTCAGGTCCGTATTATCATTAGTAGCCCGTGGATCTTCATGTAAAATGAAATTGTGCGCATTAATTACAAGAAACAGGAGACAAACAGAAATTTGAAATCCACAgacttattattatactatccTTTCAGCATTTCTACACAATTCGTTTAAACAAATGCTTCTCGTCACGATAAAGAATTCTTGACGCGTTCACTGAAGTAAAAACAAATCATTAAGAAATTCCTAAAGTATCGAAGTTATTATTTTTCACGGAAGTCTCTCAGGGCTTCGAAACGAATATAATTAATTCATACTAACACTGTATCTAACCAAAAATTCCCTGTCTCGCttcatttctcaattttcaaaaaagtatTCACAAGTTTGTACAACATTTCTTTCTACTTTCTATTGTTAGCACTGCCGGCACTGTTCAACGAAAAGCCCTGTCAGTTAATAAATTGTGGGTACGATCGATCTCGGTAACTAACCGCTAAAATTCGCATGACGCCACGATGGTGTCAGCGGTCGTTCCAGCGCTACTATCCGGTGAACGGTTGCAGGATACACTATCATATCGCCACTGAGAAACACTGACACAGGAGGAATTTTGTGCGAGCAACAACACGGGGCTTGACTATAGCACACGCGAAGGAAAACCGAACGCGCACCGCTCGATTCTGTTTCCACGGCGAGACTGCGTGTGCAAGCAGCCGACAAATAGCCTTCGTCTTGTTCCATCGCACTTTCTACCTTCGAGGCGATCGAACGCTCGCGTTGCCGGGACTCTCGCTCGTCATCGGCAAGGTAACAAGTCGAAAACCCGCTAAAGAGATCTCCATTGTCCGTGCACAATGGACGCACGCGGTGTTGATACATACCCGCCGCGGAAAAAAACCAAATTTTtgtcaatttttatataccGCACGCGAACGAACCCGCACAGAACGCCGGCGATCGGCAACACAATAGAGATCGGAATGAATAATAATACATTGTTCCCCGCGCCAGCCAAATACAAAAAGAACTCGCTTGTTCGCTCGATGGAGATTTGTTACTGTTTTTTGGCACTGATAATATGTACAAGTTCGTTTCGACtaataaaactttatttccGCGAAAATGCTCGAAACGAAAGGTTATTGAGTGTTCGTTCGAATCCATTCACGCAATACGGAATGAGCAATGTTCGTCCAATGTTAACAGAGGATGTGTTTTGCGATACACCTCGACTacgataaataatttattttctgaCAGGAACGATTTCATTGACCCAGAAAACCGACGCAGGCGTGCTGATAGGAGTccgttgaggttcgcggaagaaaatcgaaaatattggaACGACCGGAAGCCACCGG
This genomic stretch from Lasioglossum baleicum chromosome 4, iyLasBale1, whole genome shotgun sequence harbors:
- the LOC143208058 gene encoding uncharacterized protein LOC143208058 isoform X2, giving the protein MYQHRVRPLCTDNGDLFSGFSTCYLADDERESRQRERSIASKVESAMEQDEGYLSAACTRSLAVETESSGARSVFLRVCYSQAPCCCSHKIPPVSVFLSGDMIVYPATVHRIVALERPLTPSWRHANFSEFVKTPDIYITRNDLIR
- the LOC143208058 gene encoding uncharacterized protein LOC143208058 isoform X1, with the protein product MYQHRVRPLCTDNGDLFSGFSTCYLADDERESRQRERSIASKVESAMEQDEGYLSAACTRSLAVETESSGARSVFLRVCYSQAPCCCSHKIPPVSVFLSGDMIVYPATVHRIVALERPLTPSWRHANFSVQDILQQTKNTKLHKSESFAEFVKTPDIYITRNDLIR